Proteins from a single region of Bos javanicus breed banteng chromosome 25, ARS-OSU_banteng_1.0, whole genome shotgun sequence:
- the NPTX2 gene encoding neuronal pentraxin-2: MLALLAAGVVLAVAAGAQDGPAPSNRFVCTALPPEAARAGCPLPAMPMQGGALSPEEELRAAVLQLRETVVQQKETLGSQREAIRELTAKLARCEGLAGGKAPGRAASGKDTMGDLPRDPGHVVEQLSRSLQTLKDRLESLEHQLRANVSNAVLPGDFREVLQRRLGELERQLLRKVAELEDEKSLLHNETSAHRQKTESALNALLQRVTELERGNSAFKSPDAFKVSLPLRTNYLYGKIKKTLPELYAFTICLWLRSSASPGIGTPFSYAVPGQANEIVLIEWGNNPIELLINDKVAQLPLFVSDGKWHHICVTWTTRDGMWEAFQDGEKLGTGENLAPWHPIKPGGVLILGQEQDTVGGRFDATQAFVGELSQFNIWDRVLRAQEIINIANCSTNMPGNIIPWVDNNVDVFGGASKWPVETCEERLLDL; encoded by the exons ATGCTGGCGCTACTGGCCGCCGGCGTGGTGCTCGCCGTGGCCGCCGGAGCCCAGGACGGCCCGGCGCCCAGCAACCGTTTCGTGTGCACGGCGTTGCCCCCGGAGGCGGCGCGCGCCGGCTGCCCGCTGCCCGCGATGCCCATGCAGGGGGGCGCGCTGAGCCCCGAGGAGGAGCTGCGGGCCGCGGTGCTGCAGCTGCGTGAGACCGTCGTACAGCAGAAAGAGACGCTGGGCTCGCAGCGCGAGGCCATCCGCGAGCTCACGGCCAAGCTGGCGCGCTGCGAGGGGCTGGCAGGGGGCAAGGCGCCGGGCCGGGCAGCCTCGGGCAAGGACACCATGGGCGATCTGCCGCGGGACCCCGGCCACGTCGTGGAGCAGCTCAGCCGCTCTCTGCAGACCCTCAAAGACCGCCTGGAGAGCCTGGAG CACCAGCTCCGAGCGAATGTGTCCAACGCGGTGCTGCCCGGCGACTTTCGGGAGGTGCTCCAGCGGCGGCTGGGGGAGCTGGAGAGACAGCTGCTGCGCAAGGTGGCCGAGCTGGAGGACGAGAAGTCCCTGCTCCACAACGAGACCTCGGCTCACCGCCAGAAGACGGAGAGCGCCCTGAACGCGCTGCTGCAGAGGGTGACCGAGCTGGAGCGAG gcaACAGTGCTTTCAAGTCGCCGGATGCGTTCAAAGTGTCCCTGCCCCTCCGCACGAACTACCTGTACGGCAAGATCAAGAAGACGCTGCCTGAGCTGTATGCCTTCACCATCTGCCTGTGGTTGCGGTCCAGTGCCTCGCCGGGCATCGGCACCCCGTTCTCTTATGCCGTGCCCGGGCAGGCCAACGAGATCGTGCTGATTGAGTGGGGCAACAACCCCATCGAGCTGCTCATCAATGACAAG GTCGCCCAGCTGCCCCTGTTTGTCAGTGACGGCAAGTGGCACCACATCTGTGTCACCTGGACGACACGGGACGGCATGTGGGAGGCCTTCCAGGACGGGGAGAAGCTGGGCACCGGGGAGAACCTGGCCCCATGGCACCCCATCAAGCCAGGCGGTGTGCTCATCCTTGGGCAGGAGCAG GACACAGTCGGCGGCAGGTTCGACGCCACGCAGGCATTTGTAGGGGAGCTCAGCCAGTTCAACATCTGGGACCGCGTCCTCCGTGCACAGGAGATCATCAACATTGCCAACTGCTCCACGAACATGCCAGGCAACATCATCCCCTGGGTGGACAACAATGTGGACGTGTTCGGAGGAGCTTCCAAGTGGCCGGTGGAGACCTGCGAGGAGCGTCTCCTTGACTTGTAG